A genomic stretch from Bacillus sp. N1-1 includes:
- the pulA gene encoding type I pullulanase, whose product MIRDYSAYKKVSQAFTAYWDDFHTITVMANISLDVKDAYTLTDGHLDIPIEVKENSKMGKKRLISLQVDREYMPGNNYYLIHSSGETSLVFTGKVVRTDMFDDRYYYDGELGALLTENGTVFRVWAPTATDVIVNIYNDTFQKIKELPMLKQERGVFEGSSADVSEGALYTYSVNVNGECRETIDPYARAATSNCKFGMVINPSHTNPEGWNPFSKPSFAKPSDAIIYELHVRDFSVQAKSGLKNRGKYKAFTEEPPDKDGIPAGINYIKWLGVTHVELLPIQDFGSVDEMKVPPSYNWGYDPIHYFVPEGSYSLNSHEPYTRIREVKEMIQKLHEKGLRVIMDVVFNHVYQLHASPLEKVVPGYYFRFDHGGKPSNGTGVGNDTASERRMMRKLIVDSVVYWAKEYGIDGFRFDLMGIHDKETMNEVRYALDCIDPTILVFGEGWHMNTILPDHRKAMSGNARETPRIGYFNDHFRDSVKGKLFDTRSTGFANGNFSVKEEVKKCIMGSVEDKFITASQSINYVECHDNHTLWDRLNRSHPGVSEDVKQRMHRLATAITILSQGIPFIHAGQEFFRTKNGVEDSYKSPDKINRFDWQRMRAVQANVKYIRGLISIRKHFEAFRMAERHEMNRISFIDSPGPILAYRIHQQHSSESIVVIHNGGFHDDIIDIGDGEKWILADGEVASVEPIRKTTDKLLSVAPFNTIILITND is encoded by the coding sequence ATGATACGAGATTATTCTGCATACAAAAAAGTGAGCCAGGCTTTTACAGCATATTGGGATGACTTTCATACCATTACGGTAATGGCTAATATCTCGTTAGATGTTAAGGATGCCTACACCCTTACTGATGGCCATTTAGACATTCCGATTGAAGTAAAAGAAAACTCAAAAATGGGTAAGAAGAGATTAATTTCATTACAGGTCGATCGTGAGTACATGCCCGGGAATAATTACTACCTCATTCACTCAAGTGGTGAGACCAGTCTTGTTTTTACAGGAAAAGTTGTAAGAACAGATATGTTTGATGACCGCTATTATTATGATGGTGAATTAGGAGCCCTATTAACTGAAAATGGGACGGTATTCCGAGTTTGGGCACCAACAGCAACAGATGTTATTGTTAACATCTATAATGACACGTTCCAAAAAATAAAAGAATTGCCAATGTTGAAGCAAGAGCGCGGTGTGTTTGAAGGATCATCAGCTGATGTTTCAGAAGGGGCGCTCTATACTTACAGCGTGAATGTTAATGGTGAATGTCGAGAAACCATTGATCCTTATGCAAGAGCAGCTACTTCAAACTGCAAATTTGGAATGGTGATCAATCCTTCCCATACGAATCCGGAGGGGTGGAATCCTTTCAGTAAACCTTCTTTTGCGAAGCCTTCTGACGCGATCATATACGAATTACACGTTAGAGACTTTAGTGTTCAAGCAAAAAGTGGATTGAAAAATAGAGGGAAGTATAAGGCTTTTACAGAAGAACCGCCTGATAAAGATGGCATTCCAGCAGGGATTAACTATATTAAATGGCTCGGGGTTACACACGTTGAACTTCTTCCTATTCAGGATTTCGGCAGTGTCGATGAAATGAAAGTCCCTCCATCCTATAATTGGGGATATGATCCAATTCATTATTTTGTTCCAGAAGGTAGCTATTCACTAAACTCTCATGAACCGTATACGCGTATTCGAGAAGTGAAGGAAATGATTCAGAAGCTTCATGAAAAAGGTTTAAGGGTCATTATGGACGTCGTGTTTAATCACGTCTATCAACTTCATGCTTCTCCATTAGAAAAGGTTGTACCTGGTTACTATTTTCGGTTTGATCATGGTGGAAAACCTTCGAATGGAACGGGTGTAGGAAACGATACAGCTTCTGAAAGAAGAATGATGAGGAAATTAATTGTCGATTCGGTTGTTTACTGGGCAAAAGAATATGGCATTGATGGCTTTCGCTTCGACTTAATGGGAATTCATGATAAAGAAACCATGAACGAAGTACGCTATGCTCTTGATTGCATAGATCCAACGATTCTTGTGTTTGGTGAAGGCTGGCATATGAACACCATTCTACCTGACCATCGAAAAGCAATGAGTGGCAATGCTCGAGAAACCCCTAGAATCGGCTATTTTAACGACCATTTCCGTGATTCTGTTAAAGGGAAGTTATTTGATACACGCTCCACTGGCTTTGCAAATGGAAACTTTTCAGTTAAAGAAGAGGTAAAGAAGTGTATAATGGGGAGTGTTGAGGATAAATTCATTACAGCATCTCAGTCCATTAATTATGTAGAATGTCATGATAACCATACACTTTGGGATCGCCTGAATCGGAGCCATCCAGGAGTAAGCGAGGATGTCAAACAGCGTATGCATCGTCTCGCGACGGCGATCACCATTCTTTCGCAGGGGATCCCATTCATTCATGCGGGACAGGAATTTTTCCGCACAAAAAATGGAGTAGAAGATAGCTATAAATCTCCTGATAAAATTAATCGCTTTGATTGGCAAAGAATGAGAGCTGTTCAAGCAAACGTCAAGTATATTCGAGGGTTAATTTCAATTAGAAAACATTTTGAGGCGTTTCGAATGGCTGAACGACATGAGATGAATCGCATTTCCTTTATCGATTCTCCAGGTCCAATTCTTGCTTATCGCATTCATCAACAGCACTCGTCTGAATCCATTGTCGTCATTCATAACGGCGGCTTCCATGACGATATTATCGATATC
- a CDS encoding LrgB family protein, with the protein MMLLQMFFWLFITLLLYVVFRRLYQLLPYPFMIPVLTCTVVLVVVLTSFDVSYDTYFSGGQWIDALLGPAIVALAFPLYKQRKLLNKFKVEIFATVLTASLLGILSGYWLAVVSGYNEMIVSTIISKNVTTPVAMEVASMTGGEPAFAVIFVMIAGIGGAVTGPWLFQLLGISNFLGIGMAFGGASHAIGTAKALEYGEREAAISSIGLSLCALCVSILGPLLLKWIS; encoded by the coding sequence ATGATGCTACTGCAAATGTTTTTTTGGCTATTTATCACATTATTGTTATACGTTGTGTTCCGCCGACTCTATCAGTTATTACCGTACCCTTTTATGATTCCTGTATTAACGTGTACGGTGGTTCTTGTAGTGGTTTTAACGTCATTTGATGTTTCGTATGACACCTATTTTAGTGGAGGTCAATGGATTGACGCGTTGCTAGGTCCTGCTATCGTCGCACTTGCTTTTCCACTATATAAGCAGAGGAAATTATTAAATAAGTTTAAAGTTGAAATTTTTGCAACGGTTTTAACAGCAAGTCTTCTAGGGATATTGTCGGGATATTGGTTAGCGGTCGTGAGTGGATACAACGAAATGATTGTGTCGACAATTATTTCTAAAAACGTAACGACTCCAGTAGCGATGGAAGTAGCTAGCATGACTGGTGGAGAACCAGCATTTGCCGTTATATTCGTAATGATTGCAGGAATAGGTGGAGCAGTAACTGGTCCTTGGTTATTCCAGCTTCTGGGCATATCGAACTTTCTTGGAATCGGTATGGCTTTCGGTGGTGCATCGCATGCGATAGGTACAGCAAAGGCACTCGAATATGGCGAGCGAGAAGCTGCAATAAGTTCAATAGGTTTAAGTTTATGCGCCCTGTGCGTTTCGATCCTTGGACCGCTCTTATTAAAATGGATTTCTTGA
- a CDS encoding CidA/LrgA family protein, whose translation MSLRINKYLIMLLQIGLLFGFYLVGGYLQTTLTLPVPGSVVGMLILLIGLYLKWIPIRWISQGASALLNHLPLLFVPVTVGIMQHLDFFSGKSLWLVPIVLVSTWIVMGATGLLGQFLANRKEWDR comes from the coding sequence ATGAGTTTACGCATTAATAAATACCTTATCATGTTATTACAAATTGGTCTTTTGTTTGGGTTTTATCTTGTGGGGGGCTATCTTCAAACAACATTAACACTTCCTGTTCCAGGGAGTGTCGTAGGGATGCTAATTCTTCTAATCGGGCTTTATCTAAAATGGATTCCGATTCGATGGATTTCTCAGGGGGCATCAGCATTATTAAATCATTTACCGTTATTATTCGTACCAGTCACAGTCGGTATCATGCAACATCTCGACTTCTTTAGCGGGAAGAGTCTCTGGTTAGTTCCAATCGTCCTCGTCAGTACGTGGATCGTAATGGGGGCGACGGGGCTACTTGGCCAGTTTCTTGCTAATCGAAAGGAGTGGGATAGATGA
- the thpR gene encoding RNA 2',3'-cyclic phosphodiesterase encodes MNTHYFIALPIQPHLRKTLQEIQMKTHLGFFKHIVYPEDFHITVAFLGGADERQLSDLHEGLQRVAKVMQPFKLEVEGLHYFGSESRPRVLYADVIRTNQLEKLHQEVIQMCQFAGFSLKEREYSPHVTLAKKWYDPTKEIKPNWPTLKRESQEVSSVKLYRVAPDETPRYKGVAAYEFTH; translated from the coding sequence TTGAATACTCATTACTTTATTGCCCTCCCCATCCAACCACATCTTAGAAAGACACTTCAAGAGATTCAAATGAAGACTCATTTAGGATTTTTTAAGCATATCGTTTATCCTGAAGATTTTCATATTACGGTGGCTTTTTTAGGCGGAGCGGATGAAAGGCAGCTGTCAGATTTACATGAAGGTTTACAAAGGGTAGCAAAGGTCATGCAACCTTTTAAATTAGAAGTGGAAGGTTTACATTATTTTGGTTCCGAAAGTCGACCACGTGTGCTTTATGCAGATGTGATAAGAACGAACCAATTGGAAAAGCTCCATCAAGAAGTAATCCAAATGTGTCAATTTGCAGGATTTTCACTTAAAGAAAGGGAATACTCCCCACACGTGACACTTGCAAAGAAATGGTATGACCCTACTAAAGAAATAAAACCTAACTGGCCAACACTTAAACGTGAAAGTCAGGAAGTATCGAGTGTGAAGTTATATCGAGTAGCACCCGATGAAACCCCAAGGTATAAAGGTGTTGCGGCTTATGAGTTTACGCATTAA
- the cysK gene encoding cysteine synthase A produces the protein MIYENMADLIGDTPLLKLNRVPNPNGAKIYAKLEYFNPSRSVKDRAAYNMIVKAEEDGLLKAGSTIIEPTSGNTGIGLAMNAAAKGYPAIIVMPDNATQERIKLLKAYGAKVVLTPSSEKMPGAINKAKEIAETIKDSFIPMQFENAANPDAHRTSTALEIVEAMKQLGVTPAAFISTAGTGGTVTGTGEVLKEHFPDLTVHVVEPEGSPVLSGGKPGKHKLVGTSPGFIPDILNTSVYDEIIKITDEQAYEVTRKLAREEGLLVGPSSGAAVFAAMQVAERLSPNQVVVTMTCDSGERYLSSDLFSSL, from the coding sequence ATGATCTATGAAAATATGGCCGATCTTATTGGAGATACGCCACTACTCAAATTAAATCGAGTCCCGAATCCAAATGGCGCAAAAATATATGCAAAGCTAGAATACTTTAACCCAAGTCGGAGCGTAAAGGATCGCGCAGCGTATAATATGATTGTTAAAGCAGAAGAAGATGGCTTACTTAAAGCAGGCTCCACAATTATTGAGCCAACTTCGGGCAATACCGGCATTGGACTTGCCATGAACGCCGCTGCAAAAGGGTATCCTGCTATTATTGTCATGCCTGATAACGCAACACAAGAACGCATTAAACTTCTTAAAGCATACGGTGCGAAAGTTGTTCTCACGCCATCTTCTGAGAAAATGCCTGGTGCAATTAACAAAGCAAAAGAAATTGCCGAAACCATTAAAGATAGCTTTATTCCAATGCAATTCGAAAATGCTGCAAATCCAGATGCCCATCGCACTTCAACAGCGCTTGAAATTGTAGAAGCAATGAAGCAACTCGGCGTCACTCCTGCTGCCTTTATTTCAACAGCCGGAACGGGCGGAACTGTAACCGGGACAGGTGAAGTTTTAAAAGAACATTTCCCCGATCTTACTGTGCACGTGGTTGAACCTGAGGGATCTCCCGTTTTATCTGGCGGTAAACCTGGAAAACACAAGCTCGTAGGGACAAGCCCAGGATTCATACCTGATATCCTGAACACCTCAGTCTATGATGAAATTATCAAAATTACTGATGAGCAAGCTTATGAAGTGACGCGTAAATTAGCTAGGGAAGAAGGATTACTTGTGGGTCCATCTTCAGGGGCTGCCGTCTTTGCGGCCATGCAAGTTGCTGAGCGTTTATCACCCAACCAAGTTGTTGTTACAATGACATGTGATTCTGGCGAACGTTATTTATCAAGTGATTTATTCAGTTCTCTATAG
- the pepV gene encoding dipeptidase PepV: MNDVNWKEEVLSRKEALINDLEGLLRIESILDEENRTEDAPFGSEVKKALDYMLNIGKRDGYQTKNVEQVAGHLEFGQGEDIIGILCHVDVVPAGNDWTTPPFTPDVREGKMYARGAIDDKGPTIAAYWAMNIVKELYPALSKRVRMIVGTDEESSWRCVDTYFNHEEMPTMGFAPDAVFPIIHAEKGIADFEWIFPVNEEKKEAFLLYSFHSGQRLNMVPDHAIAKCQSSEDQLLDVKKEFELFLNDKNLKGKATLDKQLTLEIQGVSVHGSAPHEGVNAAFRLAEFLEGLSLDQNGSAYINFITKWLQDDFTGERLGVSFKDSITGSLTMNAGTFDYQASQQGRIGINLRYPVTCQFDNVKQTFEKVTAPMSVEMKVIDHMTPHHVPQDHELIQKLQHVYEKQTGKEAKLLSIGGGTYARSLKAGVAFGALFEGKPQLAHQKDEYVDIEDLLKAAAIYAEAIYELAK, from the coding sequence TTGAATGATGTGAATTGGAAGGAAGAAGTGCTTAGTCGAAAAGAAGCGTTAATTAATGACTTAGAAGGTCTATTGAGAATAGAGAGTATTTTAGATGAAGAGAATCGTACAGAGGATGCTCCCTTCGGTTCTGAAGTGAAAAAGGCGCTTGATTATATGCTTAATATAGGGAAGCGTGATGGCTATCAAACAAAAAATGTGGAACAGGTTGCAGGACATTTAGAGTTTGGCCAGGGTGAAGATATAATCGGTATTTTGTGCCACGTTGATGTTGTTCCAGCGGGGAATGATTGGACAACCCCTCCCTTTACTCCGGATGTTCGAGAAGGAAAGATGTATGCAAGAGGAGCGATTGATGACAAGGGGCCGACGATTGCGGCTTACTGGGCAATGAATATCGTCAAGGAACTTTATCCAGCGCTTTCAAAAAGAGTTCGAATGATTGTTGGTACAGATGAAGAAAGCTCATGGCGATGTGTCGATACCTATTTTAACCATGAAGAAATGCCAACAATGGGCTTTGCACCTGATGCGGTTTTCCCGATTATTCACGCTGAAAAAGGGATTGCAGACTTTGAATGGATTTTTCCTGTGAATGAAGAAAAAAAGGAAGCTTTCCTTCTTTATTCTTTTCATTCTGGACAGCGTTTGAATATGGTTCCAGATCATGCAATAGCAAAATGTCAGAGTAGTGAAGACCAATTACTTGACGTCAAAAAGGAATTCGAGCTATTTTTAAATGATAAAAACCTTAAAGGGAAAGCGACGCTGGATAAGCAATTAACGCTGGAAATACAAGGTGTATCCGTTCATGGCTCTGCCCCTCATGAAGGTGTAAATGCGGCGTTTCGTTTAGCGGAATTTTTGGAAGGACTGTCTCTTGATCAAAACGGATCTGCCTACATTAACTTTATCACCAAATGGTTACAGGATGATTTTACTGGGGAGCGCCTTGGCGTCTCTTTCAAAGATAGCATTACAGGATCACTGACGATGAATGCAGGTACTTTCGACTATCAAGCGAGCCAACAGGGACGAATTGGCATTAATCTTCGATACCCAGTAACGTGTCAGTTTGATAATGTGAAACAAACGTTTGAAAAGGTAACCGCTCCAATGTCAGTGGAGATGAAAGTGATTGATCATATGACACCGCATCATGTGCCACAGGATCATGAGCTTATTCAGAAGCTTCAACACGTTTATGAAAAGCAAACAGGCAAAGAAGCAAAGCTTCTATCAATAGGTGGAGGAACGTATGCCCGCTCACTAAAAGCAGGAGTGGCATTTGGAGCCCTTTTTGAAGGAAAGCCTCAATTAGCACATCAAAAAGATGAATATGTGGACATCGAGGATTTATTAAAAGCGGCAGCGATATATGCTGAAGCGATTTATGAACTCGCAAAATAA